The following are encoded in a window of Arthrobacter woluwensis genomic DNA:
- a CDS encoding DUF3375 family protein has product MDTTDLSRRLSTLEALTKGPAWALTRSAPWVIAVLQSTFTRTRPSLTLEEFHAELDLCLEELRATDPAIAGANTGRTVADEWTRRKFVTRRHHSGHIVYELTEAASRVLAFLDSLSSPRSTLTGSRLGTLLNDVEKLAHETNPDQTARLESLREEIQEREDLIRGITSGELDGLLDEDEAVEATENILDLAASLPADYKKMRDSIEDLVGKLRNQIIEESLTKGATMAQVLEQDRILRQSPEGRTFRSFTAFLEDPQQQLRFRSAIAEVLSRQFADTLAAEDRETLKSLVSELRNQHAQIQRIYGKLSESLNTYVQSDDFRHSLRLRQALRQAEQAVRGLPYERDKPGFAAAPELFGGVLESISMVQLFDPDEFEEPPRLADPIDFAEQDRTRAPRTPKAKPALIRTALAGAQTVGGAWSALPPQERHINSIRALLSEALNSGAAFSAASQESVEFEQVDGSLRAATVPLVTLPGGTDAGGHAGGGTDGAGGDAGVTGTPTASSTKRRKRTKEGQE; this is encoded by the coding sequence ATGGACACCACGGACCTCTCGCGACGGCTCTCCACGCTCGAAGCGCTGACCAAGGGGCCCGCCTGGGCGCTGACCCGGTCGGCCCCGTGGGTGATCGCCGTGCTCCAGTCCACCTTCACCCGGACGCGCCCGAGCCTGACCCTCGAGGAGTTCCACGCGGAACTGGACCTGTGTCTGGAGGAGCTCCGCGCCACGGACCCGGCGATCGCGGGAGCCAACACGGGACGCACCGTGGCCGATGAGTGGACCCGCCGGAAGTTCGTGACCCGCCGCCACCACTCCGGGCACATCGTCTACGAACTCACCGAAGCCGCCTCCCGCGTGCTCGCGTTCCTGGACAGCCTCAGCTCACCCCGTTCCACCCTCACCGGCTCCCGCCTCGGCACCTTGCTGAACGACGTCGAGAAGCTGGCCCACGAGACCAACCCGGACCAGACGGCACGCCTGGAGTCCCTCCGCGAGGAGATCCAGGAACGCGAGGACCTGATCCGCGGCATCACCTCCGGCGAACTCGATGGTCTCCTGGACGAGGACGAGGCCGTGGAGGCCACGGAGAACATCCTGGACCTTGCCGCGAGCCTCCCGGCCGACTACAAGAAGATGCGCGACAGCATCGAGGACCTGGTGGGCAAGCTCCGCAACCAGATCATCGAGGAGTCCCTGACCAAGGGCGCCACGATGGCCCAGGTGCTCGAACAGGACCGCATCCTCCGCCAGAGCCCGGAGGGCAGGACCTTCCGTTCCTTCACCGCGTTCCTGGAGGACCCGCAGCAGCAGCTGCGCTTCCGCTCGGCGATCGCCGAGGTGCTCAGCCGGCAGTTCGCGGACACCCTCGCCGCCGAGGACCGGGAGACCCTCAAGAGCCTCGTCTCGGAACTCCGGAACCAGCACGCGCAGATCCAGCGGATCTACGGCAAGCTCTCCGAGAGCCTCAACACCTATGTGCAGAGCGACGACTTCCGGCACTCGCTCCGCCTCCGGCAGGCGCTGCGGCAGGCCGAGCAGGCCGTCCGCGGCCTTCCCTATGAACGGGACAAGCCGGGCTTCGCGGCCGCTCCGGAACTGTTCGGCGGCGTGCTGGAATCGATCTCCATGGTGCAGCTGTTCGACCCGGACGAATTCGAGGAGCCGCCGCGGCTGGCGGATCCCATCGACTTCGCCGAGCAGGACCGGACCCGTGCCCCGCGGACGCCGAAGGCCAAACCGGCGCTGATCCGGACCGCCCTGGCCGGGGCGCAGACGGTGGGCGGAGCCTGGTCGGCCCTCCCGCCGCAGGAACGGCACATCAACTCGATCCGTGCCTTGCTGTCCGAAGCGCTCAACTCGGGGGCGGCCTTCTCGGCCGCGAGCCAGGAGAGCGTCGAGTTCGAGCAGGTGGATGGCAGCCTGCGCGCCGCGACCGTGCCGCTCGTGACGCTCCCGGGTGGAACGGACGCTGGCGGCCACGCGGGCGGTGGAACGGACGGCGCCGGCGGTGACGCGGGCGTGACCGGCACCCCGACGGCGTCGAGCACCAAACGCAGGAAACGCACGAAGGAAGGACAGGAATGA
- a CDS encoding DUF4194 domain-containing protein, giving the protein MSEQIHGVDARDTFVDGAELYPGDTGVLPLRLRHALVRLLKGPYVDGGRDEKLWTTLTDHQQILRSRLSELFLTLHLDHERKIAVLRPVDPELLGGNARSSLLRQQRALSRVETIVLLRLRLLLDRHSEAQTEPTVTLEEIAEIVAHYQPAAEQDAYRDAKTVQAAVEKLRARQLLLPTGLENVYGISGALPLALPFDSITAITAQLERLQHATEDAVGTQALLDIDDAGDAGEPDDAEPGDAEPDVDPTDEPGTHEEEQA; this is encoded by the coding sequence ATGAGCGAGCAGATCCACGGCGTCGACGCGCGGGACACGTTCGTCGACGGAGCCGAGCTCTACCCCGGTGACACCGGAGTCCTTCCGCTGCGTCTGCGCCATGCCCTGGTGCGCCTCCTCAAGGGTCCCTATGTGGACGGCGGGCGTGACGAGAAGCTGTGGACCACGCTGACCGATCATCAGCAGATCCTGAGGTCCCGCCTCTCGGAGCTGTTCCTGACCCTGCACCTGGACCACGAACGCAAGATCGCCGTCCTGCGCCCGGTGGACCCGGAGCTGCTCGGCGGCAACGCCCGGTCCAGCCTGCTCCGCCAGCAGCGCGCGCTCAGCCGCGTGGAGACCATCGTCCTGCTGCGCCTGCGCCTGCTCCTCGACCGGCACAGCGAGGCCCAGACGGAGCCCACGGTCACCCTGGAGGAGATCGCGGAGATCGTGGCGCACTACCAGCCCGCCGCGGAGCAGGACGCGTACCGGGACGCCAAGACCGTCCAGGCCGCCGTCGAGAAGCTCCGCGCCCGTCAGCTGCTCCTGCCGACCGGTCTGGAGAACGTGTACGGCATCAGCGGCGCCCTGCCGCTGGCCCTCCCGTTCGACAGCATCACCGCCATCACCGCGCAGCTGGAACGCCTCCAGCACGCCACGGAGGACGCCGTGGGCACCCAGGCGCTCCTGGACATCGACGACGCCGGTGACGCCGGTGAGCCGGACGACGCCGAGCCTGGCGACGCCGAGCCGGACGTCGACCCGACTGACGAGCCCGGAACCCACGAGGAGGAGCAGGCATGA